The genomic region CCCTAAAAACATGTTATTTTACTTCAGTGGCATgaaaaatcaaacattcagcTCTCCTGAATAAATGCATTTGTCAAACGACATTGTGTTAATCTGATGACTAATGTCACCGTTAACTAGTAGCCTATGCTCGCTTGATCCGACTAATCCATCAGCTGTTTTCCACAGCAAAAAAGCAAAACGTGTGCATTATTTTACTCGCCAATGCAGATTTTTACTCGCATTTGGCGGGTGCCAATTTTAAAGCCTGCTTCCACTTAAAGAGGTTTCCTGTCCACAGGCCCCATAAGACAGCTCTTAGTGCTTAAGACAAATACTCTGAAGTAACTGTTTTAATTGGTCCTAGACAAAAAGAAGTGCACTGAAAACAATCAGCAAATTTATGCTTGTTACAAAGCCTATTCATCAGAGAGAATGCAAACCAGAAATAGGACCGAGTAAGGGGGTGAACTGTTACCCTGAGTGGCGACGTAGGCTCGGCTCCTCTTGTACCCGTCCATGAAGCTGGCGTTGATGTAGTCGGTGGTctgagtaaacaaacaaacatacataaataaacaaacaaacaaactttatAGGAATCAATGCCGACGGCTTCAATAACTACTCAGATGCCATCCATCAGATGCCATCATACTTATGCAACGGGTGGTTGATACCCACCTCGTCGTCCTCCTCATCGAGAGTGGTCAATCTGACACGGGAATCATCCAGGCACAGGACATCGCTGTAACGGTTCTTGATCTGATTGGAAGGCTTCCTGTAGGTGCAGAAACACATGACGAGACATTGAAACACccccattcacacaaacaccataGCACACCATATAATCTATGGACATCAAGTCCTCGGGTCCCCAGAGTCTGGGCTCACTTTGAGTAGGTGAAGGTTCCGGTTGGTGGCTCTCTGCGGATCTGCTCGTACTCCTGGTAGATGCCTCTCTTGCGGCTCCTCCTTACGTGGGCCACCAACTCGTGCACGGTCATGCCCCCCAGCTCGGGCATGTGTATGGACACCTCCATCAGCTCCAGCGGCAGCGACGGGGGGCtgtgggaggggggaggagggcgGGATTTCTGTGGCAGAGGGGGAACCCCGTCTTCCTCGTCctgtccctcctcctcctctcggtCTCCTTGTCCATGTTTGTCCGGAATTCGTCCATCCGATTCCCACTCGGTCTCCGTGACGactatgttttgtgtgtgtgtgtggtgtatgggtGTGTCAGGGGGGGTGTCAGACTGCGGAGGTGGATGGTGACCACGCCCCTGGAGGGCAGAGCCAttccagtgctgtgtgtgattGGCTGGGCTTCGGTGATTAGGCAAGTTGGCATTGGTCCCGTCCAGAGGGGCAGCATTCTGCTCTGGCCAATAGGAACGCAGAAGGTTACCTACACAGTCCGGGTTATCATTGGCGTCACTATGGTTACTGGCAGAGCCAGTGTTGAAACAGGACTGGACCCAGGCCATGTGACTGTAATTTAAGGTCCCACCCAGATGCTCAGGAAGAGAGGACACTGGGATGTGATTGGCCAGTTCATGTGCCTTAACGGTGCACACCTACAACGGACAACAGGGCAAAAGGACAAACATCTCCTTACACATGTAATGGTCATCACAACAGTATTTACGTCACGTTGGGGTTGGAACCTCCGCTGAAGTACTATaatatagagctggtaagtcccgccctttccgctggacctctagattgaaaaatcgtcaatgcaagtgaatgtgagaaaataattattttctggtcccgtttgatttgtgccatgaatgtgaacatatgttgtctgtgaatttttaatatacattttaggtgtaaagaatgctacaattgagcgggtagaagtttgatcgcggttaaactttgtgtgagagcactttgtggactacaactttccgCTAGGCGACAGATcactagtttcccataacaaccatcagttggtcgagatgtagagggttattaagatcgactttgaacacagtgaaccatacaactttacaatcacactgtatcgtagtgttaatgtgttgagtgaagctagacatgtttcaaatatttttgttaccatgtgtgtttattcctgccgttacaaaaactagcatctcagttaatgttagcgtttagagctagctcacgtcacaggcgacatgtagtctttctcgttctgtcttttccacaactgatagcgaagaatcatataatatactgtcaaactcgtaacatgaaaaaaattatattaaaaaaatcacagacgacatatgttcacattcatggcacaaatcaaacgggaccagaaaataattattttctcacattcacgatttttcaatctagaggtccagcggaaagggcgggacttaccagctctataggGTTACTGTAAAGGAAGTCAGTGCAgggcttactctctctctcagcttttcCCGTACAAACAGACGCAGCACAGCAAACGGTGCCCTGAACCACAGTGGAGAGGACAcgataaacacacacttcagcctGGCAGGAAACGCACCCTACAACAccaggacacaaacacagacgttAGTTTTAATGAATTAATGACAAGTAACTGATTTAATTCAGGTACTAATTCAAATTTGTATAATTAAGAAGACTCATCGATTAATTGACTTATGGACTGATGATAACCACTGATTCATGCATCCATATATAAGACTATCGAGTATGCAAATCACCAACCTGAACAGTTCCCTCAAAAGATCATTGATATGAGCATGGACTATAAAAGATGACATTGTGCTCCAGAGAGGTGCTCATGCTGACATCTCTGCTACCCTCTATTAGACTAATCAGCCTGACTGTGGTATTGAGCATTCTCCTAACATAGCTCTAACCGAGTCCTGGACTGCTCGAAGTCATACTCCTCTCTCACTGTCAACTTATGTGTGATTGCTTAGCCTACTGCATAGCTGCTAGGAAGTCAACAAGCATTCAAATATGAAGTAAGTCCAACACACAGTTCAGCAGACAAGTGGTTTGTCACATCCATCACCATTCCACTAATGTCACCCTGCAAACTCTCAGAGTTATAGCAGATCTGTATATAGATCTCTGCTCTTTCCAGCCCAGCAGGTGTGAGTGTCAGCGTAACAGTTCAACCTTAGTAATTTGCATGTCAATCGGAGTCAAATGTCACTGAACACCCCCAAAAAACCCTGAATTTCTGCTATCTACCATCATACCTCCAATGCCATCTGCAGACAAGTTAACAAGCTTTTAACAGTGCCAGTTGTTCTTATGTTGGTGTGTGCAAGGCATCTGTGTGCCCTGTGTGGTAGTTACACTGCTGGATTTACACCAAAGTTCCTCACTGCCGCTTTAAAGGCCCAATATGCAATTCTAACTAAACGTAATTAATATTCAAGAACCAATCAGATTACACCCCTCCCTTTTGTGTTCCTCTCGTTGAGCCACGTGCTGATTGGCTGTATTAGTGCATGGCTCAATCCAAACCACTCTGTTTCCAATTTACAGCGCCAGACCATGTCAGCACACCGAACAACCAGAGGATCACAAGGAACAATTAGCTAAACTGGAGAGAAAGTGTACTAGATTCCAATCACAAACTGCACCTTTATGATAGATCAATCTGTTCAGCCTGCAAAGAACAACCAGCCAACAACACAAGGTGCCTCACCCTTTATCTGCCCTTTTCACCCAAGGGATATTctttacacaaaacacacactgaaatcatACAGAAGTGACACTGCTTACTTTAAGTAGATTGAGGATCTTGACACACAGCTCGTAGTCAAAGTTAGCGTACGTAGAGTTGGTCATATCATAGATGAATATTAGCCCATCCCGCTGGGTCTGAATACtaaagaggacagagaggaagaggaagtggaaTGGAATCttgctgtgtgcaaaatgcaaagaGCAAAACAATTGAAAGTCTGGGGTGTAAGTGTACAGGTGATATTTAGTCATTTTCTTTGGTATGAAGGCGCTATTCTGTACCTCTCAATGGCCTTATCCAGTTGATAGATGATGGCCTGCAGCACAGCCTTATGGGTAGTGAGTTCAGGCCGATGGAGGCGAGCGGTGAATAGAGCCAGAGCAGCACCCTTAGAATCCCGACCAGGCTGTGCATGATTACAAGAACACATCAGGAGATCACTTCTTGCACTTCTGCAACAAACACTCCACTCTCACTTCACTACAAAggtcctaacacacacacacacactaagtcaCTCACCAGCACGGTGAACTTTCCACTCAGTAACTCTGTTCTCAGAGGCTCCTCATCTGGGTTTATGTTGTAAATTCCTTCCTTTATTCTAGTATTctgacagataaacacacaagcacataaacaaacacataacacaccAGATGTTGCTGCAATGCACACCATATCAAACCATGCAACATGTTTTGGGAACCAGTAGAGCGCTAACATCAACATTTCATAATATGACTCATATTCGGATTGGTAAGAAAGCTCTGGAATATGTTTGGAGGTTTATTACCTTATAGGCTTGGAAGAGATCAATGGCTCGGGACACATCAAACTTGCGTGCCATAAGAAACTTCACTGCAGTGATCTCAGACACCAACAcaacattctgtgtgtgttcccGACTCCGCAACTCTGTCAGGAACTCTTCCACAGCCTtcacatatggacacacacaaaaacatacacaggtCAATGCACCATGTGCTTATGTACAACCCAGTTATGGCTAGCATTCAACAACACTTACAAGAATGGAATCAATTACCCAAGTTCATGTCATTTTCTTTCACATTTGTCAGTTGTTCAGAAACGTAACATCACCTGTTGAACCTAGGCAAACTACAGGAAGGATAATGATGCCCTCAATATTATAACAATACCAAGAAATAAATAGGCAAACAACTACATCTATTACACTTGCACTACTAAAAAAGCAAGTATCACAGCTACAATGCCTTCATGTTTAAACATCTTAGGCAGACCCTCCGCCCCATCCCCCAGTTACAAAGGTGTGACCCACTACCACCGTTTCCCAACCTTGGGGTTGGGACCCCATGTGGGGTCGGCTGAAATTCAAATGGGGTCTCCTGAGATACTGGGTATCTTAAAATTGAtcaatacattacattaaaatatacatacattaaataaaaaaaatattaaaacccCCATGATATTCAAGTTAAGTAACGGATCCTTCATTATAATCTAAGTAAAAGGCTGCATGAGATGTTTGATTGACAGAATTATGCTTGATCAATGTTcgaaacaaagtagcaaaacaaccaGGCGCGCAAGGACATTTGGGGAAAAATTAAAGAACCGCTTTTGTCTGGATGTTACACCAAAGATGAGTTGCGTTCTCTCGCAACATGTGAATGATTGGGGTCGCCACCTGCCAAAAAACAGCCCCTGCACTAACCAGATGAAAACATAACGTAGTTGCTTCTACTCACACGTGTCAATGTAAACTACTGGAAGGAAGTAATAGAAACATTACTTTTCAGTACGAGGATGGTTTGTCGTGCATTTTATGAGACCCGGGGGGGGGTGGTAGTATTTTCAATTTAAATTCAGTCTCAATTGTGGGCCTTCATATCAGTCTAGACTAGAGAGGCCGTTGTGCACCAACTAAATAGTCTGCCTACCTTCTACGTACAACACCCAGATCTGGCAATTCTAGGAAACATTCGTCAACTCATCCAGGAAGCTCAGCGGAACATGGGAATGTCATGAATGATGTCCCATTAGCCATTAACACCCGGTGACTGACAACCACAAAGCTATCCAAGTTACCTTGCCCAGTAGCTAGGTACGGTAGCTAATGTTAATTGTGCTTTCCTGAAGTCATGTCTTCAACAACTTTACTCGCTAACATGCCATTTTCTACCATTACGCCAATGAAGAGTAGGTGGTCTGTGATTTCATTTGAATTCATGAAATCAGGACCAACTATAGTGGATAAAGGTTACCTGGCCTTATTACAGACGGACCAAGCTTGCATTCACATTTTCGTTTCCTAAGTAACGTTATAGGGTAACGGTATGAAGATGTTTGGCTCAATCACTTAACTGTTAGCTGCCAAGTTTAATACCAAAATAACACTATTGAGGAACTGGTGTTAGTCAACACTTCCTGCGTTATGAACATAACAAAACATCTTGAAACAGCACACCTTTACAGAAATTGGACGATTAAGGCTTAAAACACCGTAGCTGACAAAATATCCGACACAACAACGTGCTAATCAGCAgtcagctaatgttagctaataAGCTAACTAGCTAAATTGCCTAAATTCAAGAGGACTGCTGCGCCTCATTCGGGACTTGGTTAGCCAGCTAACTAGCTAACCATGCTAATAGCACGAAAGGGCCGCAGCTACTCGGGAAGACTTTCAATAGTTAGAAAGGACACTAATATGTTTCAGTAtcaaaataacaacaataatctACATGTTGGTGGTGAGAAGAGCAAATGGCCCATCATGATAAAACAACGTAAGTACAAAACTGTTAGTTGTGCCTTACCACCTCCTCTTGAGTTGTCAGGGCTTCCGCCATCTTGAAGCCTCGGCAACGTCGTAGCTACGGGCTCGCCCACAAACCTCACGCACGCGCAAGTTGCTCGCCCCCGATAAGTGAAATGCGTGTTGTTCTGGGAAATGTGAAGAAATAAATCTCTAAACAGTTATGCAACATAGAGGTAGGTCACTGCCAAgtgcttggttagatgttagATCACCAAAATAAGGATAGATAGCCTACATAGAGGTGTCAAATGAGTTGAATGTGTTAAATCCATACAGTGGAAAACAGTACTAAACATCCCCATTCCTTTGTATACGCCTAAAAAGCAGGCTCATCCAGCCGTGCTCTTCAGCCAAGTCAGAGTGGATCAATCTCCATTAGACTACATATAGTCCACTGAGTGGGAACTGATCCAGCTATTCACTTAAAACCTTACTAAATtagaataggctactgagtcTGGCGTAGGCCTACACTGTAGCCTGTGTCTTGGCTGTGTAAGAAAGCAGagcatgaaaataaataatatgtttATGTGATTCCAGTGTGCTATAGCAAGAGATAAAGTACCACAcagtaaataaaaaatggccTTTACCTTCCATATTCCAGGACTCTCACATTTGCAGTAAGATTTATATTCAGGGGTAGTGACAATTTCACTGTCTCTTGGGAATGCCCTTCACTCTGCTGTCTTCCTATGCCATTATCTGCATGCTCATTTTGCACTCTAGTCTTGACTGTTGAATTTTGAAATGATCAGTCTGAATAATCAGTCCACTGGTGTTATTTGATAATTGGGCTTTTTTTTAGGTCATGTTCATGAAAAAAGGTAATGCGTCCATTATTGTATTTATGCATAGTGATGATAGTATTGTCAATATGGAATTTGTTTAAAATCAGTTTAAGTGTAACCTTCTTCTTCCCAGTTCTATCTTTGTTTAGGTTATTTTGTTTTAGTCAGTCTGATCTATACAAGCTGTGTGAATTAAGGTGACAATTCATCAAATAGAAAGCAAGGCATTGGTAGCTTAAATGAGTTTAGTTTTTCAATCACTCTTTGACAAATAAAACATGTGACCTGCAAGTACATGTACAAAATGAACAGATTCCCTTGTCAGTTCAACTCATATTTAATAATCAGATTATAACATTACATTGGAGGAAGCGTGAGAAAAGGCATGTGTGACGTGAGGTCACGTGAGATCTCACGGTCAATTCATGAGACTTGAGTTTAGAGCCCTGCATATTCTTTGATTTAGTGCCCAGATGAGTTCCAATATGCAGATGCCATTACTGGTCTTATAAATCATTGCCACGTGAACTAGCTCAAGTGGAGAGGCAGCTGGCTCAGCCCGTTCCTCTTTGTGCTTCTCAAATATTTCAATTTCTTCCTCTTACTCCTGTGTGCAACCTAAATACAATGAGTGATACTGGGAAGTCACTGAAATGGAGGGTGTTACAGACGGGATGGCACAAAGCTGTTTGCTGAGAAATGTTCGGTCAGAGTCTGCATCATCATGTGTATGGCGTCTGTTGTGACTCACCGGGGAAAGAGGGTCACTGCTCTCTGTTGCTGTGGCTGGCTCTGAGTCAGTCAAAGTAATGGTGTGAAAGAAATTGGTCCTATTCCAAGATAACACAATCTACAGTGGACGCACATTGAATGCAAATGCCtagatatatatacacaaagtGGACCTGAGGAAGTGTGCTGGACATCTGTGCGCTGCAAAGCTGGTGCCTATAAATCATTTTGGACAGTTCTGCTGGTCAGTTGTCTTCCTATACATGCACACCACCACTCATGAAAAGGACAAACTGATTGTAATACAATGTTGGCACTACCTCTTCCAGTAAATGAGTGGTGCATCTTCCTCCACATCTCTCAGCCCCCAGCTGCTCAGCTGGGGAGCACGAGTAATCCTAAAGCCATGATGCCAAGGCAGCACAGGAACAGACAGACTGGCACCTTACATATACTTGTTTTGAAAACTATCTGCAGTCACTGAATGTTAGTGTGAACTATATGATCCTGAATTTAGCATCACCATTGTCCTTGGGcacaaatatactgtacatgcacagtATGTGCATATTCAGtggcacacacatattctcacacCATTACTACCCCACTGTGTATACACAGTTACATAGACTATTGTATGGTAGATATAAGTCATATTTATATTCTGCTGCTTTTAGAGGCAACTGTATATGCAGAAGACttggacatacacagacacacactattcATTCCTGCACTTTAGCTCTGCTTTATTCTTTTAATCTGCTGACATCATCAGAGACAGAGATGCTTGACATCGCGCCCAGCACGTTGCTGCTGGAGAAATACGGACACACCCCTGCGAGGGACAGCTGACTGTTAAAGGGCTGAAAAAGAAAAGTCATGGGCATCGCATCGTCTGAACTTACACTTCCTTCTGTCTCCACCAGATGGCATTCTCACTTCAACCTGCACGCCCGCCCGTCACCAAGTCAGCGTGAGGAGGACACACGGTGCCATGCCGCACCTCCCCTCACCTCCGCCAAAGGCCCTCCAACACACCTGCCACATCACCACCACATCACAACAGCAGGGAGGCAGCACGGGACGGTCTGCGCCCTTCCCCAGCTGATCTTCAGGGGATGAGTCAGTGCAGTCTGTGGATCTCAGGTGGTTTGGAGAGGACGTGTCGGTCAGTGGGGGGGCCTTCTGCTGCAGGCCCCCGCCTCCCACCAGCACCCCTCCCCGGAGCCACTGGTGTGTTAACGGTGTGCGCACGTTGATCTTCTGATTATCACAAACACTGGAATCAGCAGCCACTCAACTGAGCAGTTAAAGCACTAAGGTAAGGCATCAGTCCAGGCTCTCCACGCCAAATGATAATAAACCGTACAAAAAAGGGGAGACTATGTACAATTAGTGGTCAGTGATGAGAGGTTGAGTTTATCTCCACTAGTGGTCCTCAGGatgtggggctgtgtgtgtgtgtgtgtgtgtgtgtgtgtgtgtgtgtgtgtgtgtgtgtgtgtgtgtgtgtgtgtgtgtgtgtgtgggggggggttcagAGGTCAGGGGGCAGGGCTAAAGTGATAACGAACAGGAGGGCCAGGCAGATCCTCATCACCATCTGTCTCAGGGGCGAAGGACACAGTCAGGTCCACGTAACGCCGCTCAGCGGAAGGCTTGACCAGCTTCAGCATCCTGCATTGAGACAGGGGAATTCAACAGGACTCAGTAATCATGTCTGAGTACGTGTCTGAGTGGGCTTGAATTAAGAGTTTTAGAGGTCTCCTCAAAGTGTgtattgtatgtttgtgtgctgaGATGTTTTCCACGGTTTGTTTGCACTTGTGGGCACAGTATCCATTATGTGATAATACTATGTGGGTATGAGTGATTCTTACGTGAATTTCAGTCTCTTGTTGTGGCCAGGCATCACCGGTACA from Alosa alosa isolate M-15738 ecotype Scorff River chromosome 1, AALO_Geno_1.1, whole genome shotgun sequence harbors:
- the ptpn9b gene encoding LOW QUALITY PROTEIN: tyrosine-protein phosphatase non-receptor type 9 (The sequence of the model RefSeq protein was modified relative to this genomic sequence to represent the inferred CDS: deleted 1 base in 1 codon), with product MAEALTTQEEVAVEEFLTELRSREHTQNVVLVSEITAVKFLMARKFDVSRAIDLFQAYKNTRIKEGIYNINPDEEPLRTELLSGKFTVLPGRDSKGAALALFTARLHRPELTTHKAVLQAIIYQLDKAIESIQTQRDGLIFIYDMTNSTYANFDYELCVKILNLLKGAFPARLKCVFIVSSPLWFRAPFAVLRLFVREKLRERVCTVKAHELANHIPVSSLPEHLGGTLNYSHMAWVQSCFNTGSASNHSDANDNPDCVGNLLRSYWPEQNAAPLDGTNANLPNHRSPANHTQHWNGSALQGRGHHPPPQSDTPPDTPIHHTHTQNIVVTETEWESDGRIPDKHGQGDREEEEGQDEEDGVPPLPQKSRPPPPSHSPPSLPLELMEVSIHMPELGGMTVHELVAHVRRSRKRGIYQEYEQIRREPPTGTFTYSKKPSNQIKNRYSDVLCLDDSRVRLTTLDEEDDETTDYINASFMDGYKRSRAYVATQGPLPKTFGDFWRMVWEQMVLIIVMTTRVVERGRVKCGQYWPLEVGQTEDMGFFLVRSVHIETFQDFKLTHLELYNNQTGETRDVSHYLYLSWPDFGVPKSASAMLDFRAQVKERQEAGLRALGPHWTGPAGGPPIVVHCSAGIGRTGTFCTLDICLSRLEDIGTVDVEQTVRRMRTQRAYSIQTWDQYYFCYTAVMEHAQRTGLIPPLEWSDAELETDSE